A window of Paenibacillus sp. 19GGS1-52 contains these coding sequences:
- a CDS encoding ABC transporter permease subunit: MSGKSGILRELNRNKVLFLMIAPTLLFFIIFSYIPMVGVYYAFTKFDFDGGLFGSEFIGLKNFEFLYKSGILWNLTKNTVLYNLAFILLGNIMQIICAIFLAQLSSKFFKKTAQSLMFLPYFLSWVLVGAFVFNLFSDLGVVNTMLKQFGLQPYDFYLQTAPWKYIIVFFNIWKGIGYGTVIYLAAIMSISDEYYEAAKIDGANIFQQIRRITMPLLMPTFILLILFSLGGILKGQFDLFYQIIGNNGMLYDATDIIDTYVFRSLTVNFDIGMGTAAGLYQSFFGFALIMLVNYVIKKTREEYALF, translated from the coding sequence ATGTCTGGAAAAAGCGGAATTCTCCGCGAGTTGAATCGAAATAAAGTGTTGTTCCTAATGATTGCGCCAACACTGCTGTTTTTTATTATCTTCAGCTACATTCCAATGGTCGGCGTATATTACGCCTTTACGAAATTTGATTTCGACGGTGGACTGTTCGGGAGTGAGTTTATCGGGCTGAAGAACTTCGAGTTTCTGTATAAGTCGGGTATCCTCTGGAATCTGACGAAGAATACCGTGCTCTATAATCTGGCTTTCATTCTTCTCGGCAATATCATGCAGATCATATGCGCGATATTCCTGGCGCAGCTTTCCAGTAAGTTTTTTAAAAAAACCGCGCAATCGCTGATGTTTCTACCTTATTTCCTTTCCTGGGTATTGGTTGGCGCCTTCGTGTTCAACCTGTTCTCAGACCTCGGGGTGGTCAATACGATGCTGAAGCAATTTGGACTGCAGCCCTACGATTTCTACCTTCAGACGGCACCGTGGAAATACATTATTGTGTTCTTCAATATCTGGAAAGGCATCGGTTACGGCACCGTCATTTATTTGGCAGCCATTATGAGCATTAGTGACGAGTATTATGAAGCCGCCAAAATTGATGGAGCCAACATTTTTCAGCAGATTCGCCGCATTACGATGCCGCTGCTAATGCCTACCTTCATTCTGCTCATTCTGTTTAGTCTTGGTGGGATTCTAAAAGGCCAGTTCGATCTCTTTTATCAGATCATTGGGAATAACGGCATGCTGTACGACGCCACGGATATCATTGATACCTATGTGTTCCGTTCGCTCACGGTCAATTTCGACATTGGCATGGGAACGGCGGCGGGCCTGTACCAGTCCTTCTTCGGCTTTGCGCTGATCATGCTGGTTAACTACGTTATCAAGAAGACACGCGAAGAATACGCACTGTTCTAA
- a CDS encoding tetratricopeptide repeat protein, protein MDIHSFYLPRNRLYELLDQQQQVKLLTVVSEPGYGKTTLISSYILERSLPAIWVQLRESDRFAHTFITHLQVALCKHMNLPEPKPVLPETIQEELAGIIVRLGNWPGKLHLVFDDVQVIQPIKDILDIIESLLCETSPNINFIFIGQKLPTLPYAAYKVRRNYAAITNLELAFTQDEIGAFFQELNGPPLEDYEIELIYHKTEGWPASLELIRDAIQERDKEDRVRIWSRFPVIPHLYDYLASEVLDLQQPEIKRFLLKTSILRELDTVIIQQYLEPIKQDVPEFLTKRFMFIYKNKEGLFRYHKLFRSFLFEQYRKETSRSERDQDHRKLSVIYEQGYQFFPAFAHAILGRDFVNAGRLMKILEIRYQPQQFIVLIENWLEEFFAYQSIASSIFLYRCIPLSILQNLIQPLQQSLANLESKQQHIWLAMVQQQLAGIYMLLGDLERARQLFEAALRIFERVQDRHMVMLNLNILADVLLNMNRITEAKACAQRCLFLAESEGTEHFHLYALSGMADVLIEEGASQAVEYLDKAFEGGSRNDDTLNLFLYCSKSKFYSLNDDPAAAIHCAQQAVAIAEEFGFVYDIGFANLHLARAYMRDGQWETAAHSLEKAYQASQSYKFHLTQVVAAQYELLLHKQALEAAQLKWLEMTELCQQNHYPWIMERYKQEQRQRNITIVEPDVLPLLSIEALGPLKIIFNQQPILIKRKASLRLLLFLLVNHSGRIPQDLLIEELFKDQALEAAQNQLYVALSVLRSTLEPGRESGRNSTYIGHTEGLYYLHNTRINLDFITFLELCRESERNDNGVQELIRAEQCYKGDLLEEYRYEPFIEVEREHIRLKYLQILNRLADYFATQGDYYRSIEYYELLCAKDPYNQKNYQAYIDMLERFNMRSHALAVAERMRKGSVEWIE, encoded by the coding sequence TTGGATATTCATTCCTTTTATTTGCCCCGAAATCGTCTTTATGAACTTCTGGATCAGCAGCAGCAGGTGAAGCTGCTGACGGTAGTCAGTGAACCTGGTTATGGCAAAACAACCTTAATCTCCAGTTACATTCTGGAGCGGAGTTTACCTGCCATTTGGGTTCAGCTGCGTGAAAGCGACCGTTTTGCCCATACTTTTATCACGCATTTGCAGGTGGCCCTCTGTAAACACATGAATCTTCCAGAGCCCAAGCCGGTTCTGCCGGAAACGATTCAAGAGGAATTGGCCGGGATTATTGTGAGGTTAGGGAATTGGCCAGGTAAGCTGCACCTTGTGTTTGACGATGTACAAGTTATCCAGCCTATTAAAGATATTCTCGATATTATAGAAAGCTTGCTGTGTGAGACTTCTCCGAACATTAACTTCATATTTATCGGCCAGAAACTACCGACTTTGCCTTACGCAGCTTACAAAGTACGCCGGAATTATGCGGCAATTACGAATCTGGAGCTTGCCTTTACGCAGGATGAAATCGGCGCTTTCTTTCAGGAGTTGAACGGTCCCCCATTAGAAGACTATGAAATTGAGCTTATTTATCATAAGACGGAGGGCTGGCCAGCTAGCCTGGAGCTTATTCGCGATGCGATTCAAGAGCGAGATAAAGAGGACCGTGTGCGTATTTGGAGTCGCTTTCCGGTGATTCCGCATCTTTATGATTATCTGGCGAGTGAAGTATTGGATCTGCAGCAGCCGGAAATCAAGCGATTTCTGCTGAAGACAAGCATCCTGAGAGAGCTGGACACGGTAATTATTCAGCAGTATTTGGAACCCATTAAGCAGGACGTTCCAGAATTTCTGACCAAACGTTTCATGTTCATCTATAAGAACAAGGAAGGTTTATTTAGATACCATAAATTATTCCGTTCTTTTCTATTCGAACAGTATCGTAAAGAAACCAGCCGCAGCGAAAGAGATCAGGATCATCGTAAACTTAGTGTGATCTATGAGCAGGGCTATCAGTTCTTCCCTGCTTTTGCGCATGCGATCTTAGGCCGAGATTTCGTGAATGCTGGACGATTGATGAAAATTCTGGAAATTCGCTACCAGCCACAGCAGTTTATAGTCTTAATTGAAAATTGGCTGGAGGAATTTTTTGCCTACCAATCGATTGCTTCTTCCATCTTTCTGTACCGCTGTATCCCGCTTTCGATCCTGCAAAATCTGATTCAGCCGCTGCAGCAAAGTCTGGCCAATCTGGAGAGCAAACAGCAGCATATCTGGCTGGCAATGGTGCAGCAGCAACTAGCTGGCATCTATATGCTGCTTGGTGATCTGGAGCGAGCCCGGCAATTATTCGAGGCAGCGCTACGCATCTTTGAGCGGGTGCAAGACCGGCATATGGTCATGTTGAACTTAAATATTCTGGCGGATGTTCTGCTGAATATGAATCGGATTACGGAGGCCAAAGCTTGCGCTCAGCGCTGCTTATTTCTGGCGGAGTCGGAAGGTACGGAGCATTTCCATCTTTACGCCTTGAGCGGGATGGCAGATGTTCTAATCGAAGAGGGTGCTTCACAGGCTGTCGAATATCTGGACAAAGCTTTTGAAGGCGGGTCGCGCAATGATGATACGCTCAATTTGTTTCTTTATTGCAGTAAAAGTAAATTCTATAGTCTGAATGATGATCCAGCGGCAGCGATTCATTGCGCGCAACAAGCGGTGGCCATTGCCGAAGAGTTTGGTTTTGTCTATGATATCGGCTTCGCCAACCTGCATTTGGCAAGAGCTTATATGCGGGACGGACAGTGGGAGACTGCGGCGCATAGTCTCGAAAAGGCTTATCAGGCTTCGCAATCCTATAAGTTTCATTTAACACAAGTTGTAGCCGCTCAGTACGAGTTGTTGCTGCATAAGCAAGCTTTGGAAGCCGCGCAGCTTAAATGGCTTGAAATGACCGAGCTGTGCCAACAGAATCATTATCCCTGGATAATGGAGCGCTATAAGCAAGAACAACGACAGCGGAATATTACGATTGTTGAGCCGGATGTCTTACCCCTGCTTAGTATCGAGGCGCTCGGTCCACTCAAGATTATTTTTAATCAGCAGCCAATTCTGATCAAACGTAAAGCAAGCTTGAGACTGCTGCTCTTTCTGCTCGTGAATCATAGCGGGAGAATCCCCCAGGATCTGCTGATTGAGGAGCTCTTCAAGGATCAAGCGCTCGAGGCGGCGCAGAATCAATTATATGTAGCCTTATCTGTGCTCAGGAGCACGCTTGAACCGGGTCGCGAATCCGGGCGTAATTCCACTTATATAGGGCATACCGAAGGTCTTTATTATCTTCATAACACTCGGATAAACCTTGATTTCATTACCTTTTTGGAATTATGCCGTGAAAGTGAGCGGAATGACAATGGAGTTCAGGAGCTTATTCGTGCAGAGCAATGTTATAAAGGTGATTTACTGGAGGAATACAGGTATGAACCTTTTATTGAAGTTGAACGTGAGCACATTCGTCTGAAGTATTTGCAGATTCTCAACCGCTTAGCGGATTATTTCGCCACACAGGGCGATTATTATCGAAGCATTGAATATTATGAGTTGCTCTGCGCGAAAGATCCCTATAACCAGAAGAATTATCAGGCGTATATCGACATGTTAGAGCGGTTTAATATGCGGTCACATGCGTTAGCTGTTGCGGAGCGTATGCGGAAAGGGTCGGTGGAATGGATAGAATAA
- a CDS encoding helix-turn-helix domain-containing protein gives MPREKDNKYYGKFFSVMTITIFLTISILSGILYLNFERIALNQSYDQTMDSLAQTTQEASVMAVTAATFAKQIHSDQNVANLLNFANVSAIDISSAVKQLSNYRETSPFIDSIYVYNAEARTFYVSSDMSVPSVFSESEFYDLEMKGMLQHIEDYETLMPIPRKLRIEGLVGNIAEKERDTYTFLLYDTLTKSKRRNAVIVNIKETQLHKHIDGSLTSDPANTFLIDKNGILVSNSWTTPMLTDMKGTAYIDCILQDGLSSGYFATRVDGIKSLVTYSEPDYLGWRYIRIVPYALISERIDNMRTKTFLIAGTILLAGLALSYLISRRLFSGLNHKLSRLGNLESEQRESLQAMRSDYLRGLLNGYTQTDSERAKAMFQRYGIQLDPARPFRLLLITVDDYRSLIDLYSTEDRKLLRYGILNIAQELLHGEGLSAAAADLEEDRVAIIIQAKKEEVAENGAYRYYSGLIQEAVSQYLKLSITISASMNGTGVQSLHSLFQQAAEASFSRVFSGAGSYIEAETIEQNKAKHYEYPLHLEKQLIDELMLGRIQEVKRLFNDIIGDTANYSYISYQLAVSHVTFALQNAIRTIRQHSSSSGELSIPSLQLYMHSQVETLEELTERYVTLFELLEKHMEERRKNRQDDMPGRIKRILDERYADPNLSLEMLADELGMSATYIGRLFKQHTFQTILSYIQEVRMNKVRELLIHSDCSIGEIAEQTGFANNPYFFKAFKKYNGVTPAEYRKNGRQQQNAVNGDSVISN, from the coding sequence ATGCCGCGCGAAAAAGATAACAAATACTATGGGAAATTTTTCTCCGTGATGACGATTACGATTTTTCTTACGATTTCTATTTTGTCAGGTATTTTGTATCTGAATTTTGAGCGGATTGCCCTGAACCAGTCGTATGATCAGACGATGGATAGCTTAGCCCAGACCACGCAGGAAGCCTCGGTGATGGCGGTCACTGCGGCAACCTTTGCCAAACAGATTCACAGTGACCAGAATGTGGCCAATCTGCTCAATTTTGCGAATGTAAGTGCAATAGATATCTCTTCGGCAGTGAAGCAACTATCAAATTACCGGGAGACGTCTCCCTTCATCGACTCCATTTATGTCTATAATGCGGAAGCGCGTACATTTTACGTCAGTTCGGACATGAGTGTACCTTCAGTCTTCAGTGAATCTGAATTTTATGACCTGGAAATGAAGGGGATGCTGCAGCATATTGAGGACTATGAGACGTTGATGCCAATTCCCCGCAAGCTGCGGATCGAGGGGCTGGTCGGCAATATAGCGGAGAAGGAACGTGATACGTACACCTTTTTGCTGTATGACACACTGACGAAAAGCAAACGCAGAAACGCTGTCATTGTAAATATCAAAGAAACGCAGCTGCATAAGCATATCGACGGTTCACTGACTAGTGACCCCGCGAATACGTTTCTAATCGACAAGAACGGCATTCTAGTCTCCAATAGCTGGACGACTCCAATGCTGACCGACATGAAAGGTACTGCTTATATTGATTGTATTCTGCAGGATGGGCTATCTTCTGGTTATTTCGCCACGCGTGTTGACGGCATCAAGTCCCTCGTCACCTATAGTGAACCCGATTATCTGGGCTGGCGGTATATCCGCATCGTTCCTTACGCGCTGATTAGCGAACGTATTGACAATATGCGTACCAAAACCTTTTTAATTGCCGGTACGATTCTACTTGCTGGCTTGGCGCTCTCTTATCTCATATCGCGGCGCTTGTTCTCAGGTCTCAACCATAAGCTCTCCCGACTTGGCAATCTGGAATCTGAACAACGGGAGAGTCTGCAAGCTATGCGTTCGGATTATTTGCGGGGCTTGCTGAACGGGTATACGCAAACTGATTCCGAGCGGGCAAAAGCTATGTTCCAGCGCTATGGAATTCAACTGGACCCAGCGCGGCCGTTTCGTCTGCTCCTGATTACGGTGGATGATTACCGTTCGCTAATTGATCTATATTCGACGGAAGACCGCAAGCTGCTGCGGTACGGCATTCTGAATATTGCCCAGGAGCTGCTGCACGGCGAGGGACTGTCTGCGGCAGCCGCTGATCTGGAGGAGGACCGCGTGGCGATCATAATACAAGCTAAGAAAGAAGAAGTGGCAGAGAATGGCGCTTACCGATATTATTCAGGTCTGATCCAAGAGGCAGTTTCCCAGTATTTAAAGCTGTCCATAACCATTTCGGCGAGCATGAACGGAACGGGCGTACAGTCGTTGCATAGCTTATTTCAGCAGGCGGCAGAAGCTTCCTTCAGTCGTGTATTTAGCGGAGCTGGCAGCTATATTGAAGCCGAAACCATTGAACAGAACAAAGCAAAGCACTATGAATACCCGCTGCACCTAGAGAAACAGCTGATTGACGAGCTTATGCTCGGGCGCATCCAGGAAGTGAAACGGCTATTCAACGATATTATTGGGGACACAGCCAACTATTCATATATCTCGTATCAGCTGGCTGTTTCGCATGTAACCTTTGCACTGCAGAACGCGATTCGTACGATCAGGCAGCATTCGTCTTCTTCCGGAGAACTGTCTATTCCATCACTCCAGCTGTATATGCATTCACAAGTAGAAACGCTTGAAGAGCTTACGGAACGTTATGTGACCTTGTTCGAGCTGCTGGAGAAGCATATGGAGGAGCGAAGAAAGAACAGACAGGATGATATGCCTGGCCGTATTAAGCGAATTCTCGATGAGCGGTATGCGGACCCGAATCTTTCTCTTGAAATGCTTGCGGATGAACTTGGCATGTCGGCCACCTACATTGGGCGCCTATTTAAACAGCATACATTCCAGACCATTCTTAGCTATATACAGGAGGTACGAATGAATAAGGTCCGTGAGCTGCTCATCCACAGTGATTGTTCCATCGGGGAAATTGCGGAGCAGACAGGATTTGCGAATAATCCGTATTTCTTTAAAGCCTTTAAGAAGTATAACGGTGTGACGCCAGCAGAGTATCGGAAGAATGGCAGACAACAACAGAATGCAGTAAACGGAGATAGTGTTATTTCAAATTGA
- a CDS encoding LacI family DNA-binding transcriptional regulator, with product MMKDSKIIDVAQQARVSPATVSRVLNGSTLVTEETKKKVLQAVQELNYTPNAMGKQLRSRRTMTLAVVVTDIGVSYNAEIIKGIENTANMLKYKILICDSQNKKGKELEFLSLLQNRTVDGLILVTPQLTDEEIISFADEDYAIGLIGRRLEHHGIPCSYTDNQRIGHEVVEHLVERGHRRIAFLSGYDQAVDSMGRLQGYRAGLEAAGLPILSELIDNGDFCEEGGYEAFKRLWEMNGDFTAVFTANDEMALGVYKACAELGIAIPGDMAVVGVDNIRITNYVKPKISSVEQPLYDMGALLADRLIDQMNGNVRTQKQLIKIHSTLIVKGSSGKEG from the coding sequence ATGATGAAGGACAGCAAGATTATCGATGTTGCTCAGCAAGCTAGGGTATCTCCGGCCACTGTATCCCGGGTATTGAACGGAAGTACGCTGGTCACAGAAGAGACGAAGAAGAAAGTGCTGCAGGCTGTTCAGGAACTGAATTATACACCTAATGCCATGGGGAAACAGCTGCGCTCCCGGAGAACGATGACTCTGGCTGTTGTTGTGACTGATATCGGAGTGTCTTATAATGCGGAAATCATCAAAGGCATTGAGAACACGGCCAACATGCTCAAATACAAAATTCTGATCTGCGATTCGCAGAACAAGAAAGGGAAAGAATTGGAGTTTCTCTCACTCCTACAGAATCGTACGGTTGACGGTTTAATTCTGGTTACACCCCAGTTAACCGACGAGGAGATTATCTCGTTCGCGGACGAGGATTATGCCATTGGGTTAATCGGGCGTAGACTTGAACATCATGGCATTCCTTGTTCTTATACGGACAACCAAAGGATTGGACATGAGGTGGTGGAGCATCTGGTGGAGAGGGGACATCGTCGGATTGCTTTTCTCAGCGGATATGATCAGGCGGTTGACAGCATGGGGCGACTGCAGGGCTATCGAGCTGGACTTGAGGCAGCGGGCTTGCCGATACTATCCGAGCTGATCGACAATGGGGATTTCTGTGAAGAGGGCGGATATGAAGCGTTCAAGCGGCTGTGGGAAATGAATGGAGATTTTACGGCTGTATTTACGGCAAATGATGAAATGGCACTGGGTGTGTACAAGGCTTGTGCGGAGCTCGGCATTGCTATTCCGGGGGATATGGCCGTTGTTGGCGTGGACAATATCCGGATCACCAACTACGTTAAGCCGAAGATTAGCTCCGTGGAACAGCCGCTTTATGATATGGGAGCTTTGCTTGCAGATCGGCTTATTGATCAAATGAACGGTAATGTCCGGACACAGAAACAGTTAATCAAGATTCATTCCACGCTGATAGTCAAAGGGTCCTCGGGGAAGGAGGGATAA
- a CDS encoding methyl-accepting chemotaxis protein, producing MGKKTELFHKLRNISLRVKLPALISLLVAVVLLATSITTYMFSSDLLLKKSKDEINASADRIAEGLYTAMQLQEQTAYLISVHNTFQQLLLLRAQGTMSESDFLSSSNPYFNKSNELLLKSLEGTRGNESMLVLDAKGTIIAGTKTENIGLSRSDREYFTEALKGKSFISDAIVSKSSTELLLAFSQPIKDKEGKVLGVFAMTVNSTFFVEKLGEIKINGQGKIEILSRGGIILYNSTDPSRNGQSLGDSPEIIAFLADRALGEIKIQTTEIGNDYLRINKIPNADLIISVIDSYDDINRPIHDMFTKMLIVTLVAIIVAIGFGLLLSRYITNPILSLTTLFKQLAKGDLTVTASGKYDSEFKDLADSFNGMVAQNRDLITNMNKSIAVLNASTNELEESSKQTAQSINETSVTSMEIARAMESQSNDTEQIVDKFHGFGEKFVAMNGNSQLVRNRAEEIVEVFHTSNQVVEDLIQINDKNEQEVHKISEITLKLQESSNSISTITGAISEIANQTNLLALNASIEAARAGEYGRGFAVVASEIRKLAEQSSKQSNEINSIIQQNLSFVAENNQSVTEINNISIQQNELVGQTQAAFRIILEKITEITDQIKAMANEVAHMEKDKNEVLESAQSLSASGEEVSASIEEVTATMMEQSATVQQLADMVETIDHLTKELGEAAAKFKVE from the coding sequence ATGGGGAAAAAGACAGAGTTATTTCACAAATTAAGAAATATTTCTTTACGGGTAAAGCTCCCAGCTTTAATCAGCTTACTAGTTGCTGTGGTTCTTCTAGCAACATCCATTACAACTTACATGTTCTCATCCGATTTATTACTGAAAAAGAGTAAAGATGAAATCAATGCAAGTGCTGACCGTATAGCTGAAGGTCTTTACACTGCGATGCAGTTGCAAGAACAGACAGCTTATTTGATTTCAGTTCATAATACATTCCAACAATTATTACTATTAAGAGCACAAGGTACAATGTCTGAATCAGACTTTTTATCTTCTAGCAATCCGTATTTCAACAAATCAAATGAACTTCTCCTCAAAAGTTTAGAAGGAACAAGAGGAAATGAGTCCATGTTGGTGCTAGATGCCAAAGGAACGATTATTGCCGGAACAAAAACTGAGAATATCGGTTTATCCCGATCAGATCGCGAATACTTTACTGAAGCTTTAAAAGGGAAATCATTTATCAGTGATGCTATTGTATCTAAAAGTAGCACAGAACTATTATTGGCTTTTTCCCAGCCCATCAAAGATAAAGAGGGAAAAGTACTGGGCGTCTTTGCCATGACAGTAAATAGCACTTTTTTTGTAGAAAAATTAGGTGAAATCAAAATTAATGGTCAAGGGAAGATTGAGATACTGAGTCGTGGTGGAATTATACTATATAACAGTACTGATCCATCCAGAAATGGACAAAGCCTCGGAGACAGTCCGGAAATTATAGCTTTCCTAGCCGATCGAGCACTCGGAGAGATTAAAATACAAACCACTGAGATCGGTAATGACTATCTGCGAATAAATAAAATCCCAAATGCTGACCTGATCATTTCAGTTATTGATTCATACGATGATATCAACCGTCCTATTCATGATATGTTTACGAAGATGTTAATAGTTACTCTTGTAGCTATTATTGTGGCGATAGGATTTGGATTACTGCTTTCCCGTTATATTACTAATCCGATTCTGAGCTTAACTACGCTGTTCAAACAATTAGCTAAGGGCGATTTAACCGTTACAGCTAGCGGGAAATATGATAGTGAGTTCAAAGACTTAGCCGACAGCTTTAATGGTATGGTGGCCCAAAATAGGGATTTAATTACCAATATGAACAAATCTATTGCGGTACTCAATGCCAGCACGAATGAGCTTGAGGAGTCTTCTAAGCAGACTGCTCAATCTATCAACGAAACTTCGGTTACCTCAATGGAAATTGCCAGGGCCATGGAATCTCAATCCAATGATACAGAGCAAATAGTAGATAAGTTCCATGGATTTGGCGAGAAATTTGTTGCGATGAACGGCAATTCCCAATTGGTTAGGAATCGAGCAGAAGAAATTGTCGAGGTATTCCATACAAGCAATCAAGTCGTTGAGGACCTTATTCAAATTAATGATAAGAATGAACAGGAAGTTCACAAAATCTCGGAAATCACACTCAAACTTCAAGAAAGTTCAAACAGCATTAGCACGATTACAGGAGCCATTAGTGAAATTGCAAACCAAACCAATTTACTTGCCCTTAATGCTTCTATCGAGGCAGCGAGAGCAGGTGAATACGGCAGAGGATTTGCTGTTGTTGCTTCTGAAATTCGGAAGCTTGCAGAACAAAGTTCGAAGCAATCGAATGAGATTAACTCGATTATCCAACAGAATCTTTCGTTTGTAGCTGAGAATAACCAAAGTGTAACGGAAATCAACAACATCTCCATTCAGCAGAATGAGCTTGTGGGTCAAACCCAAGCTGCATTCAGAATCATTTTGGAAAAAATTACGGAAATTACGGATCAAATTAAAGCGATGGCAAACGAGGTCGCCCATATGGAGAAAGATAAAAATGAGGTTCTGGAGTCGGCACAAAGCCTTTCGGCTTCAGGAGAAGAAGTATCTGCATCAATTGAGGAAGTCACCGCTACGATGATGGAGCAATCCGCAACTGTCCAACAGCTGGCTGATATGGTTGAGACGATTGATCATCTGACTAAAGAGCTTGGGGAAGCGGCAGCAAAATTCAAAGTGGAATAA
- a CDS encoding carbohydrate ABC transporter permease codes for MSTEAQKLVTVRGKRKSTKIKEDKETVIFNIIGYTLLTLISLICLIPFWLIVVGSFTDELEIISEGFKLFPSAISFEAYKSVFSTPEQIYHAYGVTIGVTVVGSLLGLFLTSMAGYVLSRKDFAYRNSLSFFIYFTTLFSGGLIPWYIMMTKYLDLKDSYWALILPPLLSAWNIILMRSFMKSIPESIVESAKIDGAGDFRVYWKLILPLSTPGLATIGLFLALGYWNDWFNANMFITSDERFPLQFLLYKILSSAAVLQTNNGSYLAANVVPPTETLKMAVAVVATGPVILLYPFVQRFFVKGLTVGAVKG; via the coding sequence ATGAGTACCGAAGCACAAAAGCTAGTAACTGTACGTGGAAAAAGAAAAAGCACAAAGATTAAGGAAGATAAAGAGACTGTCATCTTTAACATTATCGGCTATACCCTGCTGACCCTTATTTCATTAATCTGTCTGATTCCGTTCTGGCTAATCGTAGTGGGTTCGTTCACGGATGAATTGGAGATTATCTCCGAGGGCTTCAAGCTGTTCCCGAGCGCCATATCATTTGAAGCCTACAAGTCGGTGTTCAGCACACCGGAGCAAATTTACCATGCCTACGGTGTAACCATTGGAGTTACGGTAGTGGGCTCCTTACTGGGGCTTTTTCTGACCTCGATGGCTGGTTATGTCCTGTCCCGCAAGGATTTTGCCTACCGCAACAGCTTATCCTTCTTCATCTACTTCACCACTCTGTTCAGTGGCGGACTGATTCCCTGGTATATCATGATGACGAAATACTTGGACCTTAAGGACAGCTATTGGGCTCTAATCCTGCCGCCCTTGCTCAGTGCCTGGAATATCATTCTGATGCGCAGCTTCATGAAATCTATTCCGGAGTCCATTGTGGAGTCCGCAAAAATAGACGGAGCCGGAGACTTCCGGGTGTATTGGAAGCTGATCCTGCCTTTGTCCACACCAGGTCTGGCTACAATTGGACTGTTCCTCGCCCTTGGCTATTGGAACGATTGGTTTAACGCCAATATGTTTATTACGTCCGACGAGAGGTTTCCTTTACAGTTCCTGCTCTACAAAATCCTGTCCAGCGCCGCGGTGCTGCAGACAAATAACGGCTCTTATCTGGCCGCGAACGTTGTGCCGCCCACCGAAACACTCAAGATGGCTGTTGCTGTTGTAGCCACAGGACCGGTTATTCTACTCTATCCGTTCGTCCAGCGTTTTTTCGTAAAGGGACTTACGGTTGGAGCTGTCAAAGGTTAG
- a CDS encoding pentapeptide repeat-containing protein, producing the protein MYQHKDKEFVDIHFDGQDLRYGEIIHCVFKNCTFMNTSMEEIDTSNCRFIECDFKGASLNASIHTESAFENCKFSGANLFVSKFISCKMTGSDFSGAQMDGITLRDGDWSYTNLRHTKLGKQDLRGIRFYEADFTDSDLAKADLRDCDLTGVIFSRTKLMSADLRGANLDAVDLKSLDIKDIKGARMDREQAVLFLRSYGAKVD; encoded by the coding sequence ATGTATCAACACAAGGATAAGGAATTTGTAGATATCCATTTTGATGGGCAGGATTTGCGCTATGGAGAAATAATACACTGTGTTTTTAAAAATTGTACATTTATGAATACATCAATGGAAGAAATAGATACAAGCAATTGCCGATTTATTGAATGTGATTTTAAAGGTGCTTCGTTAAATGCCTCTATTCACACGGAATCAGCCTTTGAGAATTGCAAATTTAGTGGTGCCAATCTCTTCGTCTCCAAGTTCATCTCTTGTAAAATGACCGGGTCAGACTTCTCCGGGGCGCAAATGGATGGAATTACGCTGAGAGATGGCGACTGGTCTTATACGAATCTGCGGCATACCAAATTAGGCAAGCAGGATTTGAGAGGGATTCGATTCTATGAAGCTGATTTTACGGACTCTGATTTGGCGAAAGCTGACTTAAGGGACTGTGACCTGACTGGAGTGATTTTTAGCAGAACCAAACTGATGAGTGCTGATCTGCGAGGTGCCAATCTGGATGCGGTTGATTTGAAATCGCTGGATATTAAAGATATAAAAGGTGCGCGAATGGACAGAGAACAAGCGGTCCTTTTTCTACGCTCCTATGGTGCCAAGGTAGATTGA